One Algoriphagus sp. Y33 genomic window, TTCCCATTCCGGTTCTGACTGGAACAGAATCAGAAGTCTCTATGTGGATCAGACTGGGATGGTATGGGTTGGCACCTATGCAGGAGTGATTAGGATCAGGAATAAGAAGGTAGCAGAATTGGTGGAAGAGGATAATACGAAATTCTTCTACAGGCGCATATATGGATTTGCGGAAGACAAGCAGTCCAAAAAGCTATGGCTGGGTTCCTGGAATGGCGTGTCGCTATATAATCAGGAGAAGCAAAGCTTTGAGAGTTTTAGAGGTCAGGATCAGTTGGAAGGATTGAATATAAGGACATTGTTTTATACGGATAGCACCTTGTACATATGCACAGAAAAGCATGGTGTAGTGCTATTTAAAGATGGAGAGATCACATTCTTTGATCGGTCAAAAGGGCTATTGGATAACAGTGTCTATACGATTTTGAAGGAAGAGGAGACCGACAGGCTATGGATAGGCACACATAGTGGACTGACACTATGGGATCCCAAGACGGACAAGATCTCCTACATCACCGAGCAGGAAGGCTTGATGAGCAATTTTATTTACGGAATGCTGTCTCATGCCAACAGCATTTGGGTGAGCACCGCCAAAGGAATAGCGAGAATCAACAAGGAAACACTGGAAGTTTGGGCATTGGATCCGGAAGAAGGATGGCAGTCCTCGGAATTCTCTGAGGGAGCTTATTTTAAGAATGGAAGAGGGCTGATGTATTTTGGCGGAGTGAATGGACTTAATAGTTTTCATCCGAATGATTTGCGCTCGGAGATTGCTGTCCCCAGAATCCTGATTTCTCAGCAGGATATTGAAAGCAGTTCTGTCAATTCGGCCTCTTTTTCTATTTCGGTGATTGGATTTGGAATAGATCCCAATAACCGGATACTTTACCGGGTTTTGCCGGGAGACACAGAGTGGAGCGAATTGGATCAGAACGGTTTCTTGCAGTTGTCTGGGCTATCTGAGGGGGTACACAAATTGGAAGTGAAAAATTCCCTTGGGAGACCCGGGGAAGTTTTGTCCACAGAATTCACTGTTTTGATCCCCTTGTGGAAGAAGCCGTTGTTTTATTTTTTTGCGATCATTTTTGTCTTGGGAGTGTCTGGCTGGTGGAGATTCAGAACAGTGAAAAAAATCCAAAGAACACTGGAACTTAAGATTCAGGATAGAACCAAGGTGATTTCCAGACAGAAGTCTGATCTCGAAAATGCAAATAAGGTGCTTGAAGCAAAAAACAGGGAAATAGAAGAGCAGAAAGCCCGATTGCAGATTCTTCACAGTAAGCATCAGAATGCCGGTTTTGAAATGGAGAAGTTTACCGGCTATGTGGTGGATCAAATCAGGAAACCGTTATCCGATCTGAAATTAAGTATAGAAAGCGCCACATTCAGAGATCAAAAGCTTAAAAATGGTATCAGGCTTCAACTGGATAGCGTAATGGAATTGTTCAGTGAGCTAAATGGGTCACGCAAATTAATGGAGCTTGGGGAGGTAACTCCTTCATTGACCATTCTTCCGGATCTGTTTCTGCATCTGAACCAAGAAATGTCGGGAGCATTGAAGGAGAACAGTATCCAATACAAATACAGCGAGAATCTATCAAGAGGTTGGGTTTCGCTGGATGTGATGAGGCTCAAACTTTTTCTTCAAAACCTTTTTAAGGAAATCCTCAAGTTTCAGGATGAAGATGCCGTGTTGGATGTTCAGGTGAAAACATCGGAGGGCAACTTACTTATTCTGGTGGATACCAGTAGTTCTACCTTAATGGATGCGATAGAAACATTCAGCCAATACAGTATATATATACAATCCGCCAAAAACCTGTTGACAGAGTTGTCAGGGGAAATGCAAATTTTGCCGAATGAAGTATCAGTAGCGATTCGGGTTCAAATTCCAATTCAGGAAATTGAGACAAAAAACCTAAATACATCGGTCAAGAATTGGAAGCATATGGCTCTGGCTGATGAAATTCCGGAAGGGAAAAAGGTTGTTCTGATCTTTGGTAAGCGTTTTGAGGCCGATGGTTTGGTCAAGGTAATGGAAGAGGATTCCTTGTTTTTTATACAAGAGGATGACCCGGATATGGTGTCTTCAGCGCTGAATACCATAAGAGTTGACCTGCTGATCCTGTATAATGAAAAGGTCACAGAGAATGTGGCTAAGATCATCAGTGCGGCGAATCTATTCCCTACACTTCCGATTTTGTTCATGTATGAAATCCTCTCCTACGGGCAGCAGGAAAGATTACTGGATATGGGGATCAAAGATTTCATCCAATTGCCTACAGGAAAATCCCTGCTAAGCAGAAAAATCAAAAGTTTGCTTGCGGAAAGTATCGATAAGGATCAACCCTTGAAACTGGAAAGCATATTGTCGCAGGATGAGCCAAAAGTAGATCTGAGCCCAAATGAAAAACTAGTCAGGGAGGCCATCCACCATATCAAACTGAATTTTGATAAGCCCTCTTTCAAGGTAGAAACTCTGTATGGGCATTTGGGTGTTTCTAAAATCAAACTCTATAGGATTTTTAAGGATATTCTTCATCTGGCTCCCTCTGATGTCATCCAGCAACTTCGGATGGAAAAGGCGAATACACTTCTTCAAAAAAGCCAGATGAATGTGGGCGAAGTAAGTTTTGCCTGCGGTTTCAATGACCCCAAACACTTCAGTAAGGTTTTTAAGAAACACTATGGCTACAGTCCAAAGAGGTTTCAAAAAATGGACGAGACAGTGAATCAGTCAGGTGTAGAATAACAAATTCATTCAAACTTACTTTTTATACTTTTTTCAATCTACTGATTAGATCCTCGGGTAGCCTCAGGATTAATCTTGATTTAAGCCTTCATTAAGGCATTGTTGTTGAAATAAAAGTAGATAAATAAGGTCTTACCAGTACTAGTTTCTGTAACATTTCACCTCTTTATTGAAACAAAACCACTCCAAAACTCCCCTAGGGTTCTTCAAATTTGTTTGAACCAAAAATTTTAATCATTCTATGAAATCAAAACTTTACTGCTTATTCCTTTTGTACATTCTGTCAGGAGGCGGGCTTTATGCGCAACATGTTTTGAAGGGGGTGGTAGTCGGGAAGGCGGACAAGGTCCCTTTTCCCGGAGCTACGGTGATTGCCAATGGCGATACCTACAAAGGCACTGTCACGGATACCAATGGTGAATTCTCGCTCAATCTTGCTCAGGAAAGCGGAGTAGTTACCATATCTTTTATAGGAATGGAAACTATAACAGTGCCTTATCAGGCCTCTGTCGTTTTGAGAGTAGAGATGGCAGAAGAGACTAACTCTCTGGATGAGGTAGTGGTTATTGGTTATGGTACTGCTAAACGAAGTAATTTGACTACTTCTGTAGCTTCGCTGGAAAATGTCTCCAGAACTGTGGACAGGCCTATTTCCAGTCCTCAGGACATGCTTCAGGGACAGGTGGCAGGTGTGAGTGTAGTATCCAATTCTGGAGACCCGGGGTCCACTCCCAGTGTGATAATCCGCGGCAGAGGGACATTCAACAATGAAGAGCCACTATATGTAGTGGATGGAATGCCTTATTACGGTTCCAGAATAAATCCCAACGACATCGAAAGCATGGTGGTGCTGAAGGACGCTGCAGCGGCAGCTATCTATGGAGCCCAAGCAGCTTCCGGTGTCATTGTAATTACTACTAAGAGTGGCAAGTCCGGAGCGCCAAAAGTTTCTTTGGATTTCTATCAAGGATGGCAGTCAGCCTACAAGACTCCGGAAGCATTAAATGCTGCTGAATATGCCCAAGTTTATACACAGGCTGCCATACATGCCGGAGCTACTCCGAATCCTGCCCATGATCCCAATGTCAACCCGTGGGGTCAGGTGACCAGAACCAATTGGATGGATGAAATTTTTAGGACAGGGGCTATTACAAACGCCAACGTTCAAGTAAGTGGGGGAAGCGATAGAGCTAGATACAGTACGTCTTTCGGATACCACAAAAAAGAAGGATTATTGTTGAATACGGATTACGAGTTGTTTTCTCTTCGACT contains:
- a CDS encoding two-component regulator propeller domain-containing protein; the encoded protein is MSPRCFIFFTLFLSALPFSISQAQKLKFRTYLVEDGLSNNSVNLLANDPSGAIWIGTWNGLNLYDGKTFLVFRHHPSDPKSLPGNYIYGVEIDKDERVWVWSDPKILSLFHSDSTFSHYKFENRIDGIFLTSQNQLAVQVVDSLFVYDDDSDRFQVCLSCAPKEIFPDIPIPAAISQLSLWDSKKDKRGNIWYGSKDQGLFFQPYHVKSGEPYLEHYISDAFHPYGLRSNEVTAILEDHFGNVWLGLKDGGVARALRHTDVVSHVYTHPKTHPNLPSEAVRAVAEESDGTLWIGYYNSGIYFRRLGENSFEKLEIPSSHSGSDWNRIRSLYVDQTGMVWVGTYAGVIRIRNKKVAELVEEDNTKFFYRRIYGFAEDKQSKKLWLGSWNGVSLYNQEKQSFESFRGQDQLEGLNIRTLFYTDSTLYICTEKHGVVLFKDGEITFFDRSKGLLDNSVYTILKEEETDRLWIGTHSGLTLWDPKTDKISYITEQEGLMSNFIYGMLSHANSIWVSTAKGIARINKETLEVWALDPEEGWQSSEFSEGAYFKNGRGLMYFGGVNGLNSFHPNDLRSEIAVPRILISQQDIESSSVNSASFSISVIGFGIDPNNRILYRVLPGDTEWSELDQNGFLQLSGLSEGVHKLEVKNSLGRPGEVLSTEFTVLIPLWKKPLFYFFAIIFVLGVSGWWRFRTVKKIQRTLELKIQDRTKVISRQKSDLENANKVLEAKNREIEEQKARLQILHSKHQNAGFEMEKFTGYVVDQIRKPLSDLKLSIESATFRDQKLKNGIRLQLDSVMELFSELNGSRKLMELGEVTPSLTILPDLFLHLNQEMSGALKENSIQYKYSENLSRGWVSLDVMRLKLFLQNLFKEILKFQDEDAVLDVQVKTSEGNLLILVDTSSSTLMDAIETFSQYSIYIQSAKNLLTELSGEMQILPNEVSVAIRVQIPIQEIETKNLNTSVKNWKHMALADEIPEGKKVVLIFGKRFEADGLVKVMEEDSLFFIQEDDPDMVSSALNTIRVDLLILYNEKVTENVAKIISAANLFPTLPILFMYEILSYGQQERLLDMGIKDFIQLPTGKSLLSRKIKSLLAESIDKDQPLKLESILSQDEPKVDLSPNEKLVREAIHHIKLNFDKPSFKVETLYGHLGVSKIKLYRIFKDILHLAPSDVIQQLRMEKANTLLQKSQMNVGEVSFACGFNDPKHFSKVFKKHYGYSPKRFQKMDETVNQSGVE